TGGGATTGTTCGTGTAGGCTCGCTAAACCGTCTGCTTCAAAAGCTCTAAAAGTGTTGCGTACTGTTTGGGTGGCGATTCTCAGGGACCTGGCAATTTGGGAGACCACCTGACCCTCATGGCTGGCCAGCAGAATCTGGCTGCGCCGCACCGTGAAGGCGTCTTTGGATTTGAGCTGATCTTGGATGTGCTGGACTTCTGTTTCGCTGAGGGGTCGGACTTTGACTTTGCTGCCCATAGCTCACTGTGACAGATGACGGACATCTTCACAATCTCACTTGTGATCCTGCATTTGTCAGCACCTATCCAGAGATTGCCCGTGCATACCGTGAACTGGGTGAAGCCGTCCATCTGGAAGGTCCTTTGAATGAACGTGAAAGAAGACTGGTGAAACTCGCCCTTTCGGTGGGTTTTCAGCAGGAAGGGGCTGTGCACAGCCAGACCCGCAAAGGTGTGCAAAGTGGCCTCACAGCAGAGGACATCCGTCATGTGGTGTTGTTGGGCATGACCACTCTGGGTTTTCCAAAGACCATTGCTGCCCTCTCATGGGTGGAGGACATTTTGCAGGAAAACGAAAGCTGAGTCGAGTGGCTCCATGCCCCTTGAATTTGGCATGGATGTTTATTTTTGGGGAAGATTCTGGCGTCCCTGTTTCCAGAGGTCGATTCCAGCCCAGATCCCTGCGAGGGTGGTGATGGCTCCCATCACATTCAGCATGAGGGGTCCCACCCCGAGGTTCACCATGGCAATGTCCAAAAGCCCGTGGAACACCGCCAGCACAGGCAGGCTCCCACGGGTTTTTTCATAGAGCCATGCGGTGAGCAAAGCCCCACAGGTCAGGCTGAACAACCATCCCAAAAGCATCGGTCCCATGCTCTGGTAGGTGGGGTTGGTCAGGATCAGGGGCAGGTGCCAGACGGCCCAGAAAGGCAACACCAGCAGGGATGCCTTCAGGCCAGAGAAACGCTCTTTGAGGAGTGGATACAGAAATCCGCGCCAGCCGACCTCCTCACCAAAACCATAAAACAGCACCTCACACAGCACCAGTGCAGCAAAAGGTAAATGGGGGTACTCCTGTACTTTCAAGAAATTGCCCCACAAGACCATGGGCGTGAAAGGCAAAGCCAGCACCATCAGCAGCAGAGGACTGAGGGCCAAAAGCCACCCTGTCCAGCCCACATTCACATGCAGGATGTTTTTTTGCAGGGTCTTCAATTGAGAAGGGGCCACCAGTACGCACACGAACAATGCCGACAGGGCAGGTCCGAGGCTTCCCACAAAATGCAAATAGGGAAGGGGATCAGGGATTCCTTGCAGGTTGGCCACCACTCTGGGCATCCAGATCAGCCATGAAAAAACGAAAGCCAGAGCAGCAAAAACGCTCACCCTGACCGACCACAAGGTGTTCAATGTTGGTTTTACAGTGTTTTTCGATGTGTTTTTCGATGTGTTCAAGGGACACCCCCTGAATTTCAGGATAGGCCACAACTTTTCTGCAGATGTCCCTGTCTTCAGTTTGGATGTTGGATGTTCAAGTGTTCTTGCAGCATCTGGATCAATCCTTTCAGTGCAGGATGGTTGCCTGCCTTCCACACCAGCTGAAAAGTACACTGCACAGGAGGATCAAAATCCAGAAAGCTGACCGAAGCAGGTGCATGTTGCTGTTGCCCTCGGGTCACCACAGCCGCACCCATTCCAGCCTGCACCAGAGCCAGAGCGCTTTGTTCCGACATCACCTTTTGCACGAAATCGTGGGTGCGGTGGCCGACCGGGACCACCTCGTCCAGCAAAGCCTGCAACTCCGGGCAATGTTGCCAGTCATAGCCGATCAGGGGTACCTGCTGGGCAGATTTGCGTGACACCACCGCATGTTCAGCCAGAGGGTGCCCTTTGGGAACAGCCAGAGCCAAAGAATGCTGCTGCAAATCCAGATGCTGTAATCCCTCTGGAAGACCCACAGCAGTCACAATGCCTGCATCCAGTTGCCCCTTTTGAATGCGTGAGAGGAGGTCCCGGACCGTCAATTCATGCAGTTGCAATTCCAGATGGGGGAGGGCCTGACATGCACGCAGGAAGGTGGGAAGCACCTCTGGGACAGCCGAAGGAAGGTATCCGATGCTCAGGGTTCCGGCTCCACCTTCGGCCACTTTGCGGGTCAATTCGATGGCTTCATCGAGCTGTTGCAGCAGGTGTTTGCTGCGGGCATAAAACACCTCTCCGGGCAGGGTCAGTTCCACTTTGCGTGAAGTGCGCCTGAACAACACCACCCCGAGTTGGTCCTCAAGGCGTTTGATGGCCTGACTGAGCGGTTGTGGTGCAAGGTGCAGAGCCTGTGCTGCACGTCCAAAGTGCAATTCATCGGCCACGGCAACAAAATAACGCAACAAACGGACCTCGATCATCATGAACATGATACGTGATGATCAGGCATGAAAATGGTGATGGACATGCATGATGCTCCCCTGTACCCTGAAGGCATCCCCAACCGTTCAGGACATCTGAACAGAAAGAGGCTTTCTCGTGGAGGGTTCGACCCATGTTCCCCTGATTGTGGTGGGCTCCGGTCCTGCTGGACTGACCGCTGCCCTTTATGCTGCCCGAGCGAGGGTGAACCCTCTGGTCATCCGTGGACCTCTGCCCGGAGGACAGGTCACCCACTCGCAGCAGATCGACAATTTTCCCGGCTTTCCAGAAGGCATTTCTGGATTTGAACTGGCCACACGCATGGAAGAACACGCCAGCACATATGGTGCCCGCTTTCACGATGCTTTCGTGACCCGTGTGGACCTGCAAAAAACACCTTATCGCCTTTACACCGATGACGGTTTGCTCTGGACTGCTGATGCCTTGATCCTGTGCACTGGAGCCACCCCCAGAGCGCTCGGGGTGCCCGGTGAATCCCTTGCTGGTGTCGAGCATTGTGCCACCTGCGATGGTCCCCTGTATGCAGACCGGACGGTGGTGGTGGTTGGAGGAGGGAGCACCGCATTCACCGATGCCCTCCAGTTGTCCCACTATGCCCGAGAGGTGCTTTTGGTTCACCGCTCTGATCGCTACCGTGCCGAGCAGGTGCTGCAAGAACAGGTGCAAAACACCTCCAACATCCAACTGCTGCCCCACCACACCGTGCAGTCCATTCTGGGCACCGAGCAGGTGCAAGCCGTCCAACTGAAAAACGCCCATTCCACTTTCGTTTTGCCCACCGATGCGGTTTTTGTGTGCATCGGTTCGGTGCCCAACACGTGGCTTTTTGAAGGCCAATTGCGGTTGGATCAGCAAGGTTTGATCCTGACCAATGCCTTCATGCAAACCTCTCTGGTTGGGGTTTATGCCGCAGGAGAGGTGCAGGAAAGCCAATTCAAGCAGGCGATCACCAGCGCAGGAGACGGTGCCAGAGCTGCCCTGCACGCCATTCAACACCTTCATCTTTCAAGGAGCATGTCATGACCCGCCCCCTCACCCAGCTTGCCCCCACCTTTCAATTGCAAACCAGCCACGGACCTGTTCAACTGGTGGATTACCGTGGAAAACAAAAAGTGCTGATGTATTTCATGCGTGAATTCAACTGTCCAATGTGCACCAAGGTCGTGTTGCACCTCAAACGCATGCATCCAGAGCTTCAGGCCCACAACATTCAGGTGCTGGTTCTGGGTGGAGGAGACGAGAAAGCCGCCCACACCTTGCAGAAACGCTTTGATTTGCCGTTTCCTGTGGCTGCAGACCCCAACCGCAACATCTACCGGGCATACAGTCTGGAAAAAACCCTCGGGCTTCTGCAGTGGAACGGCACCGTTCTGGTGGATCTGGATGGAAAAATCGTCTACCAGAGGGTTTCACAGAGACCCGGAGGCAGTTTTGACGAGGTGGAATTGAAAACCCACTGGTGATTCAAATGTTGCAGGGTGGTCAGCACAGCTAATCCAGAGCGTGCCCACTCTGGTCATCGGTGTACCAGGACTGGTTCTGAAAGGCCAGAAACACCCCCACCCAGCGGTTTTCGTGCGGAAAGTGGAACAAGAGCCCTCCATCCTGATGGATCCCATCGGCGGCTTTGAAACGCGGTTCGTTGCCCTGATTCATGTGGATGTCATGGAGGCCAAATTGCCTGCCCGGATCCTCCTCAAAAGGGAAAACGGGTGGCCTGCCCGGATCGAAAGGCTTCGGCATCCACATTTCGCCAAACACATACACGAAAGCCCCCCTCTGGTCTCTGGCCTTGCTGAACAGGACCCTGAGGTGGTCCTGCAAATCGTCCAGTTTTCCGGGTGCAGAAGGAGGCAAAGTTTGCATCAGGGCTGGATCAAACAGCCCCGAGCGCACATAATCCAGCCGAATTTCGGTGTGGGTAGGTGCGGGGCGCAAGGCCAAAGCCCCCACTTCCAGAAACTGGCGTTCTGCTCTGGTGAGCGGTCTGGTGGTCAGGATTTTTTCGGCCTCCTGCTGGAAGTGGTTTTCCAGATGCAGGGTCAGTGGATGCTGAAAGTCCGGTTCAATCAAGAAGCGCACATGGCTGTCCTCAGGGTGTGTGCTGCTCGCTCTGGACAGCACATTGATGGCCAGTTGCAGGTCACGCACCTGACCGTTCAAAAAGGTCTGCCCATGCACCCGATGGTGCACCGATCCGCTCTGGCGGTTGGCCGAACGCTGTGCAACAATGCGGGTTTTGGCAATCCAGTAATCGATCGGCATGCAGTCAGGACAGGGAAGAGGAGAAGAGGCTCTGGCCTTCAGTGTACCCTGCCCAGAGGGAAAAGCAGGCTCGGGGTGGGATCAATAAGAAGGCTGCCCAAAAGGCAGCCTTCTTCATTTTTGGCTTTCAGAAATGCGTTTTCGCTCAAGGGGTGAAAAAACGCCCATCAAAACGGGCCAGAGCGTCACGTACCCGCTCTTCCTGCACGCTGTCTTCGGCGTCCACACTGAGCAGGATTTTGCCGTCCCTGTAAGCATCCTGATAAAAACGCACTTCACGGTCTGCATGGTCGTTGTCATGGTGGTTGATGGGGTTCACATCGTCCCTGAGGTGGTGTTGCAACAGGGCTCCAGCGGCAACAGCAGTGGCACCCGGAGACCCCAACCCCCCGAGTCCCACCGGAACACCAACACTGACAGCAGGGGGAACCACAAATCCGATGTCTCCTGCCCGGTCGTCCTGACCTTCCAGAACCGGGTTGACCCGAGCATCTCCACCTTCACGAACGGTGCCATCAGGGTCAGGACGCACATTTGCGGAACCGTCTCCACGGTGTTGCAGGCTCAGGTGCTGGTCGGCAATCCCGAGGGAGCGGAGTTCTTGCAGGGCAGATTGGGCCTGTTGTTCAGAATCAAAAGCAGCAGTGATGCGTGACATGTTGAAACCTCCTGAGGTTTAAAAATTCGCTTCAGGTTTCAGTATGGCTCTGGGAAAGGGTTTTTTCTGTTGGACTTCCCACTTACTGCAGGGTCATCCTAAAGTCAGACCATTGGCAGGCCCATTGAAGAAGCGGTCAGCAGTCAGCCCTCAGCTTTCAGCAAAAAAGACCATCCAGAGGCTTTTGCTTTCGAAAAAAGCAAGCCAAAGTGCAAAGTCCTCTCTGGTTTCCAAATGCAAGGTGCATCAAACAGACTTTCCTTCCGCCTGCTGGCTCTCACTGTTGATCTCACCCAAACAGCGACTTGGTGTTTACCCTAACACTTGCTGCTTTGTTCCAGAATGTTCTTTTTTCTTTGTAACTGCTTTCAGCAGAAGTGAGTTCAACTCACTTCTGCTTGAGCAAAGCGAATGGAAAGGTCAGGACAGTAGAGTGAGGTTCAAGCAACATCTGCTCAACTCAGAAGATGCCCTAAAAAATCTTCCAGCGGGGTTTGAGCAATTTTCGCAAACGGTCTGCAGCCTCTTCAGACCCCTGATCTTGGGCCAACTGGTAGCACTCGATGGCCAACTGGCGGTCCTTGAAGGTGCCCCTTCCCTGCTCGTACATGCGCCCGAGCTGCAAGAGGGCTTCGCTGTGGTTTTGATCGGCGGCTTTTTTGTGCCACTCGAAGGCCAGTGCGTCGTCTCTGGGCACGCCATGTCCTTTTTCCAGCAACTGCCCGAGGCTGAACTGGGCTTCGGATTCGCCTTGCTCTGCGGATTTGAGGAACCAACGGAAAGCCTGATTGTGGTCCTGTTCGACCCCTCTGCCTTCTTCGTAGAGCAGGGCCAGATTGTACTGTGCGGTGGCGTTGCCTCCCTGTGCAGCAAGCCTGTACCATTGGAAGGCCTGCGCGAGACTTTGCATCACCCCTCTACCGTGCTCGTACAGCATTGCAAGGTTGTTCTGGGCCACCAGATGCCCCTGATCCGCTGCCCGCCTGTACCAGAGCGCAGCCTGTGCAGGCTCGGGTTTCACAAGGGTCCCTTCATCGAGCAGGAGGCCCATTTTGAACTGTGCATCCAGCACCCCTCCCTGAGCGGCTTTCTCAAAGCATTTGAGGGCCTGATGCCCGTCTTGTGCGATGCCCAGACCCTGCTCAAGGCAAAGCCCGTACTGGTGCAAGGCTTCCAGATGCCCCTGATCGGCGGCTTTGCGGTACCAGTACGCTGCCTGATGCAACTGGATGGAGGTTCCTTTGCCTTCTGCGTACATGCCTGCCACTTTGAACTGCGCGTCCCTGTGGGCTTGCTGCGCAGCCTTCTGGTACCAGAACAGGGCCTGAGGCAGGTTGTTCTGCTGTTCCTCCAGTTGCCCAAGGGTGAATTGTGCCCCCACATCCCCCTGATCGGCGGCTTTTTCGTACCAGAGCAGGGCTTCTTTGAAGTCCACAGGCACCCCGAGGCCCTTTTCGTACATGCGGGCCAGTTTGGTCTGGGCTTTCAGATGGTTTTGCCTTGCGGCTTTGCGGTACCAGTCAAAGGCTTGCACCAGACTCTGGGTGACTCCGGTGCCATGCTCGTACAGCACTGCCAGATTGTACTGGGCAATGGCGTGTCCTTGCTCTGCTGCTGCACGAAAAAGCCTTGCCGCCTCGGTGTGGCTTTGCACCACCCCACGCCCTTTCATGTACAGGAACCCGAGGTCGTTTTGTGCAGAGGGGTGCCCCTGATCTGCGGCCCTGCGGTACCACTGGGCCGCCACTTTTTCGTCTCTGGGGACCCCCTCGCCTTGCTGGTGTTTGACCCCTCTGGCGTACATCTCATCTGCGGAAGGCTCAGGAAGGGTGGGTTTGGACGGAGGGGCTTTCTGACCTCCCAGCAACTGGCGGATCTCTGCTGCACTCTGGGGTCGGTCCTGAATTTGCAAAGACAGGGACCGCAAGATCATGCTTCTCAGCGGATGTTTCTCTGGCAACGGGAGGGGCTCCAGAGTGGCTCCAGTCACCCGGTCAATGGAGGCAGGAGGTGCTTTTCCCAGCAAGGCATGGTACAGGGTGGCAGCCAGAGAGTAAAAATCTGTGTAAGCTCCGGTTTTTGCAGCGGTGGCGTACTGCTCCAGAGGGGCGTAACCCGGCGTGACCATGCGCGTGTGGTTGCTGGTTTTGTTGGCCTCGAAGTGGCGTGCTGTGCCAAAATCAATCAGGACCACCCGACCTCCAGAGGCCATGAAAATGTTCTCGGGTTTGATGTCGCGGTGCAGCATTCCGGCCCGGTGTACGGTGTCCAGCGCCTCAATCACTTGCAAACACACTTCCAGAGCCTGATGTGGGGTCAGTTTGCCATGTTCGTGGATGTGCTCTGCAAGGGTCTGTCCGGTCAGGTGCTCCATCACCAGATAACCGGTGTTGTTTTCCTCAAAGCCATCCAGCACCTTCACGATGTTGGGGTGGTCAAAACCCGTCAGCAGTTGGGCTTCTCTGGAAAAGCGGGCTTTTTCTTGCTCGAAGCTTTCCATTTGCGAGGCGACCACCTGACTTGCGTTGCCCCGAGTGGTCATGCCGTCCACATACAGCTCTTTGATGGCAACTGTTCGCCCTAAAAAGGTGTTGGCCCCGAGGTAGGTGATGCCAAAGCCTCCCCGTCCCAGAACCCTGCCGACGGTGTATTTTCCCCCGTGCAGTTTGGTGCCCACAGGCAGGTGGACTTTCAGAAGCCAGCCACAGATTGGGCATCGGTTGGGGTCGTCAGAGAGGGTGTTGTGGCAGTGCGGACAGATCACAGGCATGTGCTGCTTCAGTTTAGCCCAGTTTTTCATGGGATTTTGCAGGATTTGCTCTCAGGGGCAGAACAAGTCTGACTTTTGGTAGGTCACTTGAAGAAGCGTTCAGCGATCAGCCATCAGCGGTCAGCAAAAAGCTCACCTTGAGGCTTTTGCAAACAGCAAAATCAAAAGGCACCAAATGAAAGCCCACTCAGATTTGAAGCTCAAAAGGCAGCAAGCAAACTTTCCTTCTGGCTGACCGCTGATGGCTCTTTGTGTTGGCATGCCCTGACAGCGACTTTAGGCTGACCCTGGCCTTCAGGGGCAGATGGCACAGGGCCTCAAGTTGGGCCTGTCATCTGCAAAACACCATCACCTGCGGGACAGCAGGTTCAGGGGATTCAGCTCACTGCCGTTTTTGTACACGCGGAAGTCGAGGTGTGCGCCTGTGGAAAACCCGGTGGAACCCACCAGAGCGATGCGCTGTCCGGCCTCCACCACCATGCCTGCAGAGACCAGCAGGCGGCTGTTGTGGCTGTAACGGGTGCTCCATCCGTCTCCATGGTCGATCACGATTGTGAAGCCGTATCCGGTGTTGTCAAATTTGGCGGTGCGCACCACGCCTCCTCTGGAAGCGATCACAGGGGTTCCCGTGGCTGCTGCAATGTCAATGGCAGGGTGGTAGTTGCTGCCGGCCACCCAGATGTTGCGGTAACCAAAACCACTGGTGATGCGCCCATTGACCGGCCACATCCAGCCACTGCTCTGCCCGTAACTGGCTTTTTTGATGGTGCTTTTTTGCTGGGCTGCCTTTTTGATTTTGTTGGGCAGCACAATTTTCTGGCCCACCCTCAGGCTGTTGGGGTTTTTCAGGGAGGGGTTCAGGTCGCGGATGGCGTCCATGTTGACACCCTGCTTCTGAGCGATGCGGCTCAGGGTGTCGCCGGTTTTGACGGTGTACACCGTTTTGGCCATTGCGTTTGAGGCAGCACAAAGGACGGCGAGCACGACGAAAAGGGGTTTGAAGGACATGGGGCTCCTGCAGAATTTTAAGGGGATGGGATTGGGCATCATTGGCCCGGTCTTCAGCATAGCTTCAGGTGGTGAGGCATCTGTGAACAAACTGAACTCAAAATGAAGGCCTGCATGAGAATTTTCTGAATTCTTTTGTACACTTTGTGCTCAAATGCCTGAAAAGACCACAGCCAGAGTCTTGGTTCCCCAGAGAGAGGGCGAAAAGCAGACTTCATTCCAGAATTTGAAACAGTCAATAAAACGTCTGTAAAGGTTCCTGGAGGGGATGAAAGGCAAAAAAATCACTGGTATGGAAATCTCTTGTAAAAAACACTTAATATCAGCAATTCATTCTGACAAAATCATTGCAGGCCATTGATCTTCAAACCAGAGACAAAAATCACCATAGATTTTGAAAATCTTGTTGAGTGAATGTTCAGCCATTCGCTCAAAGTTCAGACCTTGCTCAGCAGACTCCAATCTTGAGACGGGTCAAAAGCACTACTCTGGAGACATCCAGCTCAAACTGTGCAGATCCTGCAGGTCAGGGTCTTTCTGAATCCCCCAAACCCCAAAACCCACTTCTCCTCTGGTCTGTCCAGAGGTCACCACACCCGCCGGGCAAAACCGCTTTTTGCCCTCCGAGGAGGCTTCATGCAGCACCAACATGTTTCCCGATTCACTTGCAAGAATTCCGATGGCAGCTTTCAGGGTTGCGACATCGATTTTTACTTCACCCCCGACCGTCAGGAAGTGGTGGTGTATTTGAATGTTCCACGTCACGCCCCTCAACCCGAGTGGCACCGCATGGTCAACCAGTTTTACCGCCAGCACCTGTACCGCCTGCTGACCCCAGCAAGCCGATTGACTTTTTATGTGGTGGACGCCCATCAGCAATGCCAGTTCTTGCACCTCGGGGGTTTGCCCGGCGGCTACACCTCCAGCCATGTGGACACCCACCGTCAGGTGTTGCCTGCCAGCAGGAGTGGGGCCTCGGGATCCGTGCTCCGCGCCCAATAAACCGCAGTCACGAGCAACCACAAAACACCATGAAAAAGAAAGGACGTGCTGACCAGCACGTCCTTTCTCTGTTTGAAGGGTCAGTTGCGCATCGTGATGTTCAGGGATTGGGGTCCAGAGATGGGCACATAGCGGGTTTTGTTCATGACCCGTGATGCCGATTGCAACCTCAAAGTGAATTGAGACAGGTTCGTGGTGCTTCGTATGAAAGGGGTGTAGGTGGTTCCATTGGCTTGCACTTTGGAAATCTGGTCTGCCACAAGGTACCACGATGCATTGCTGATGTTGGTGGGAGCAGTGGGAGCAGTTGCAGGACAGGCTCCAGCCTGGCACACCACAGAACGGTACTCTTTGATCACCCAGGTGTTGCTGTCTGCCCAACTGTTGGTGTTTTTGTATTCTGTAGGGAGCGTGCTGCGGTCTTCCATTCGGTACACCAGCATCAGGTAAGCATCAATTTTGGAAGGGTTGGCGGTATCGCTGCCCTGCGAAACAGGAACCATGATGCCAAAGCAAGGATTGGTTGTGCTGGTGATGCTGCAGGCCAGACCGTTGACGGTCATGGAGGTTTGAAAGGATGTGGACTGTCGCACCATGTCGCCCATGTAACCTGTCGCTTCCACCAGAGAGGTCAGCTGCGCAGAATTGTCTTGCTGTCTGCTGCTGAATTGCAAGGTGTTGGACTCGATGGACATCACCATGGTGAGGATGAAACCCAGCATCAGCATGGAGATCAGCATCTCCACAAGGGTCACGCCAGCCTGTTTCATTCGGGCCTCCCAAATTCAGTTGCAAACACCAAATTTGATTTCTTGGGTGCAGTGCATGTGAGCACCACCCGTTTCCGCAGGGCCACACCGGGTGCAGTGATGTTGTCTGGATCAGAAAAGACAGGGACGCAGGTGTAAATGCCTGAAACAAATTGTGCGATGGGGGGATTGGTGGTGGAGGCCGTGTCAAAAGTGGTTTTGGTTTGCATGGCAAAAGACAGGTCTTCCATGTAAGCCTTCACCCGCAAAGTCACGGTCTGGTCCACATTGGCGTCCCGATTGATTTTGCTGATGGGAATCACTTGCAGTGAAAGGGCACTGATCAACAGCACTACCACCAGACTGACCAGAATTTCAATGAGGGTCAGACCCTGTTGGGTTTGTTTCATTTGACAATCACCTTGCCAATCAGACCCACCACAGTCACGGTGCGGGTGACGGATGCGTTCTGTGAAGAGACCAGAGTGAAAGACTGCAGGTTGGGACCTGCTGTGCCTGAGGTCGGAAGGGTGGTGCCATAAGGACCATGGAATGTCACAGTGCCTGTTGAGCTTGAAGAGAAAACCACTCCATCAGGCAACCTGTAATTGACATTGCTGATTTTGTAGGTTCTGCTGGACGCTGTGACTTCAATTGTTCTGGTGGTGTTCAGGCGTTTGGCTTCGAAATGCTGGGATTGCACATCGCTGGCAAATTGCTGAGCGGCTTCTTTCACTTTTGTTTGGACCAGATACCGGTTGGTTGGTCCCCAGACGATTGCAGTGAGCACGGCCATGATGGCCATCACGACCAGCATTTCCAGCAAAGTGAATCCAGAGGTGCGGTGTGAAGTGATCATTTTTGCCTCCAGGTGGCTTTGAGGGGGGTCACCCGAGTGACGGCAAGGTGCCGGCCACGTTCCAGAAACACCCGGTTGTCGTAATTGATGGTCATGGTGCCCCCTGCAGAAGTTCCAGAGGTGATCACTTGACCTTCCACAACCACTGCTCCGTTGACAATGGCGTTCCCCTGGTTGCGGAAGTCGCCCATCACATAGAGCAGACCGGTGAAATTGCCCCCTCTGGCACAGGTGCCGTTCAGGTTGAGGTTCCCTGTGATGATCAGGATGCCGGTTCCACACAGGTCGTTGATGCTGTAAGAGTTGTTGTTGGTGGCGAATTGGTTGGCCGGTCCAACCCAGTTCACCTGATCCAGCACAGTTGCTGGAGGCAGGTCGTATCTCTGGGAAAGGTCATATACATTTTGTTTGGTTTTTCCACTGAAGGTTTGCATGAACAGCTGTTCGCCACCCTTAATGTTGGTGTTGAAGGCTGCTGCACTGGGAAGCATGGTCGAAGATCCGCCACCAGTGATTCCGCCAGCAGAAGATGCCCCTGGCACATAACGGCTGATTCCGGTGCCTTCCTGCAAAGAATCCAGAAGGGCGGCTGTCACACTGCTGGTGCCTGTCAGGCCACTGCCCACAGCTGTTGCTGGATACCTGATGTCCAGATAGCCGGTGATGAGGTTGCCGGGCGACTCGTATCCCAGAGCGGTGACCTGAGCAGAGTACATCAGGCTGTTGATGCGGAAATAGATCACATCGCCCACATAAAATCCAGTGGGGTCACTGACCCGAACTCGGGCACTGACGGCATCTTTGAAAGCCACCACAGGGGTGACGGTGGTGCCTTCTGCACTGGACCGGACAGCAAATTGCACCAGATCCACGGCGGTGTTGTTGGTGACATTGGTGCTGCTGGTAGAGGTGTATGGCCCAGGTACCCTTTTCAAGATGTACCTGCGGGCCGTGTCGCTGTAGTTGCTGGCACGTTCTTGCAGACGGAAAAAGTATCCGTTGATGCGCACGTAACTGCCAGCGGTCAGGTAAGAGTCACTGTTGAATTGCGCAGTGACCGTGCTGCCTACTGCTGGAACCGTGAAGCCAGCGCCCACATTGGTGAGGG
This DNA window, taken from Deinococcus misasensis DSM 22328, encodes the following:
- a CDS encoding PulJ/GspJ family protein, encoding MKQAGVTLVEMLISMLMLGFILTMVMSIESNTLQFSSRQQDNSAQLTSLVEATGYMGDMVRQSTSFQTSMTVNGLACSITSTTNPCFGIMVPVSQGSDTANPSKIDAYLMLVYRMEDRSTLPTEYKNTNSWADSNTWVIKEYRSVVCQAGACPATAPTAPTNISNASWYLVADQISKVQANGTTYTPFIRSTTNLSQFTLRLQSASRVMNKTRYVPISGPQSLNITMRN
- a CDS encoding prepilin-type N-terminal cleavage/methylation domain-containing protein encodes the protein MKQTQQGLTLIEILVSLVVVLLISALSLQVIPISKINRDANVDQTVTLRVKAYMEDLSFAMQTKTTFDTASTTNPPIAQFVSGIYTCVPVFSDPDNITAPGVALRKRVVLTCTAPKKSNLVFATEFGRPE
- a CDS encoding pilus assembly FimT family protein, translating into MITSHRTSGFTLLEMLVVMAIMAVLTAIVWGPTNRYLVQTKVKEAAQQFASDVQSQHFEAKRLNTTRTIEVTASSRTYKISNVNYRLPDGVVFSSSSTGTVTFHGPYGTTLPTSGTAGPNLQSFTLVSSQNASVTRTVTVVGLIGKVIVK